A section of the Aminiphilus circumscriptus DSM 16581 genome encodes:
- a CDS encoding FAD-binding oxidoreductase yields the protein MHVLHRDAPSTGIGNDSGGQTPHAWEGMNYAPVTPEVTTALEAILGSRNVATDLEKREAYSYDEVAKQFWEEPHLAEVVVFPETTEQVSALLSFANERHIPVTPRGAGTGLSGGAVPACGGIVLSFERMNRILEVDTENLTITVEPGVVTAEITKAAAREGLLYAGDPCSGDASFIGGNVAENAGGNKVIKYGPTGASVLALEAVLADGSVTWFGGKRRKDVTGYDFAHLLVGSEGTLAVITKIILKLLPLPARVVDLLVPFPDTESAVTCASKIMTEGKILPASVELMDHRSISLTERFLNTRLPGSDAGAHLIIQLEGNSAELLADEYERVGDLCRKWGALEVFVADNRNSRDKLWKARKSIAEAVIAFYSKYSKEDVVVPTSAVPELLKALGDICARRGLETVTFGHVGDGNMHVNLLFGEDRQNWKETMEEARRELYTVTQQLGGTLSGEHGIGLKRKKYVSHFLDEAQIALMKRIKLAFDPKGILNPGKLVV from the coding sequence ATGCACGTTCTTCATCGCGATGCACCGTCAACCGGCATCGGCAACGATTCAGGGGGACAGACACCCCACGCGTGGGAGGGAATGAACTACGCACCGGTAACGCCGGAGGTGACGACCGCGCTGGAAGCGATCCTGGGAAGCCGGAACGTCGCGACGGATCTGGAGAAGCGTGAGGCCTATTCCTACGACGAGGTGGCGAAACAGTTCTGGGAGGAACCGCACCTGGCGGAAGTGGTCGTTTTCCCCGAGACCACCGAGCAGGTGAGCGCTCTTCTCTCTTTCGCGAACGAACGGCATATTCCCGTGACGCCCCGGGGGGCCGGCACGGGGCTCTCCGGCGGCGCCGTTCCCGCCTGCGGTGGCATCGTCCTCTCCTTCGAGAGGATGAACCGCATCCTCGAGGTGGACACGGAGAACCTCACCATCACCGTCGAACCCGGGGTGGTGACGGCGGAAATCACCAAAGCCGCCGCACGGGAAGGGCTGCTCTACGCGGGAGATCCCTGCAGCGGCGACGCCTCCTTCATCGGCGGCAACGTGGCGGAGAACGCCGGAGGCAACAAGGTGATCAAGTACGGCCCCACCGGCGCCTCTGTTCTTGCCCTGGAGGCGGTGCTCGCGGACGGTTCCGTCACCTGGTTCGGAGGCAAACGCCGCAAGGACGTGACGGGCTACGACTTCGCGCACCTCCTCGTGGGCTCCGAGGGAACGCTCGCGGTGATAACCAAGATCATCCTCAAGCTCCTTCCCCTTCCCGCCAGAGTGGTGGATCTCCTCGTTCCCTTCCCCGACACGGAGAGTGCCGTCACCTGCGCGTCGAAAATCATGACCGAGGGGAAAATCCTTCCCGCCTCGGTGGAACTCATGGACCATCGTTCCATTTCCCTGACGGAGCGTTTTCTCAACACCAGGCTTCCCGGAAGCGACGCGGGAGCGCATCTCATCATCCAACTCGAGGGAAATTCCGCGGAACTGCTCGCCGACGAATACGAACGGGTGGGCGATCTCTGCCGCAAATGGGGAGCGCTGGAGGTTTTCGTGGCGGACAACCGGAACAGCCGGGACAAGCTCTGGAAAGCCCGGAAATCCATCGCCGAGGCGGTGATCGCCTTCTACAGCAAGTACTCCAAGGAGGACGTGGTGGTTCCCACCAGCGCCGTGCCGGAACTGCTGAAGGCCCTGGGAGACATCTGTGCGCGCCGCGGGTTGGAGACCGTCACCTTCGGCCACGTGGGAGACGGGAACATGCACGTGAACCTGCTCTTCGGCGAGGACCGGCAGAACTGGAAGGAAACCATGGAAGAGGCCCGCCGGGAACTCTACACCGTGACGCAACAGCTCGGCGGCACTCTCTCGGGAGAACACGGCATCGGCCTCAAACGCAAGAAATACGTCAGCCACTTCCTCGACGAGGCCCAGATCGCCCTGATGAAACGGATAAAGCTGGCCTTCGACCCCAAGGGCATTCTGAACCCGGGGAAGCTCGTGGTCTGA